ATATtgtagtaataattataataataaacttCTGCATTATAATTACATATCATTCCAGATGCAGCCAGTCCTGGAGAATGAGTCCAGTGTTTTTGTATTTACACTCTCCGGTCTGAATGATACAATGGAAAGTAGatatgtgtttttttctttaacagCGCTGTTTTATCCCCTAATGGTGGTGTGTAATCTAATTGTAATTTTCACTATTATCTCACAAAACACACTTCATGAgccaatgtttatttttatatgcaATTTGTGTATAAATGCACTTTATGGTACTGCAGGATTCTACCCTAAATTCATGTATGATTTATTATCAGAGGATCATGTGATTTCTTATGTTGGATGTATGATTCAGATATTTGTCATTTATTCATCAGTTTTATGTGATCTTTCAACATTAACAGTAATGGCATATGACAGGTATGTGGCAATATGCAGACCACTGGAATATCATTCAATAATGACCAATCAGAGAGTTCTTGAATGGATCCTTTTCTGCTGGCTGACTCCATTTATTTGCATGGCTGTTCTAATTGTATTAACAGCTAGACTCACTTTATGTGGCTCTACTATTGaaaagttatattgtgagatttggGCAGTTGCAAAACTTTCATGTTTTTCTACAACAGTAAATAATGTGTTTGGGTATATTGTTATTTTAGCATACTTTGGACATGCAGTATTGATATATTGTTCATATATTCAATTGATTAGAAAGTGCATGAAGTCAATAGAGGTGAGGCACAAATTCATGCAAACATGTGTACCACATCTCCTGTCATTGTTCATTGTGGCTATTGCATTGTTCTTTGATGTACTGTACAGTCGTTATGGCTCAAGAAATGTGCCCCAAGGTGTGCGTAATTTCATGGCTTTGGAATTCCTAATCATAACACCCATTTTAAACCCCCTTATTTATGGACTAAATCTGTCAACAATACGCCAGCAAGTTATTAGAGTGTTTTTCAAGAAACAAGTGGGAATATCTGAGTGAACATTCAGTAAAATATTCTGTGACCTTTAATATTCTATGGCAAGATTTTTCTTCTTTTGAGAAAGTAATTTTTGAATGCTGTTGATTGTTAAACTGTTAAGGTAATAAACCACAAGAGGTTGTGTCAGGTTTGACTTTAAGGGGTTTGGTCTTAGATGTGAGATGAAGTGGAATTATAAAACCACAATACAATCTGTACAGCTTTGATTAACATATTGCTTTTTTTATAAAATGGTGCTAATGTGTTAATAGACACAGAGTAAATAGCTACATTGGTATCACAAACTATTCGGCCACGTAATATTGTTATGGTCACAGTTTAGTTTGGAGAACAAttcttaataaattaattttaaattcttaataaattctatatatatatatattttttgctttaaTTGCCTTTTGCTGCTGATTAATGGTTAGTAAGGTAATTGTTAAGTTTATTTTTGGGGGTAGGGTTAAGGGatctagaatatggtcatgcagaataacaTGCCAATATGccagtaatatgcatgctaataagcaaacagttaatagtgagaagtggtccttaaaataaagttttactATAAATAAGTTGGTATAAATAACTTGTTAGAAATAAGTGCTACTATAGTTCTGGTTTGTAGCAACTTTGCGGTCAATTCACTTGATGTCCAGCTATTTTACAATGGATTCAGGTAAATCTTATCCAAGATGCTGATTTTAAGGctgaaaattttaaatgtttaaattgtgGTTGTCAGAAATACTTATTTACAATTTACTTAAATACAATTAAACTTTTGTTTCTTAATAacgtttataatttattattaattataattgctagaagaagaagaagaagaaaagatttatttattaactCAAATCAACACCATTAGTGTTTTCCGCATTGGGATTTGTACCACAAAAACACCAAATACCTATCTCTAAACTACAAAGATCAACCATAGATTAAGCATGGTATGTGTAGTGAAAAatttgcattattttctaatgtaAAGCAAAAATATTTCCGAACATTCATGATCAATATATTAAATCTTTCCCCACCagctttttgaaaaaaataaaatgccagCCAccaccagcatttttttttttttttttttactaaaattccATAGCCCCCAGaatattttgttttatgaatATCTGGACATGCAATACACCAAAATAAAGACCAGACCctctacctaaaaaaaaaaaaatatatcctgACTCTTTTTTATCAACACTTGAATGTAGGtaggttttattaaaaaaaggcaACATTTtgaaaatcaatttttttaatcaaatactaCATCTGGATCACATTCAGTACTATTATCAAAGCAAAGATGTAGTAGATGGCTTTCATTAGCACTCCCACAGCACAGTCCTTTACCACTTCCTGGATCAACATTTCACTCACTAACATTAGGCAGTTTTATTTATATGCAGTTCAGTGTTAATGGTTGTATTATTTTTCATATGCATATGCTTACAAATGAAATTTGCTCGTTTCTACGTTTTCCTCATCTGTGTTTCCTCATCTGCACATTTTAGAATGAGTGAACAGGATGATAAAAAGTCAAGTCACAGGTCAGGTGTACAACTAAATGAAGCAGTGATTACCATGCCAGTTTATTGCTGTCCCAAGAcgcttttatatttattttatatctatagaAAACAGGGTGTTCCTGTCTGCCGTGTTGGTCACCATGATCTGCATTCAGAAAAGCATCattaaaatgaactaaaactcAGCTAATATACGAGACATGAGCGATGatatctagagaaagcttgatatgtatacttttaaacgaagtaagttttatcaaaaacaaatattctgtgataaagtaatccatataaaACCAACGCAATGTCCAGTCTATCCAGTCTGACCTAAATTATTTCAATTCAACCACGCCCACAAGCTACTTTCACTTTCATATTATAATTAGCCACATGAAAAGCACGGGAAGGTAAACACCCTCATCACTGTAAACAAGCTACACTTCAAGTTCATCTGGGTTACTGTacatttctggaagaagacgcacTGTGAGGATTAAGACTTATTTTTACCATGATCAGAAGTACGTGATGTGACGCACGGCTGATCCAGcagaggagacatttacatgcgTAAGTCTTTCTTTTAATAGCCTACTTGCATTCGCTGTTATTGTGTTACTGTGACAAAACTTGCAcatattttactagttagacATTTTCCAAaatataattcctgactacatgAGGTGAAATTTTATGAAGTACGTTCCATTTCATTGCATCTATGTCTCCTGACGCCAGgatgctttttaatgtttttaatgatttacttgtttcacttgttgaacagaattcagaaaaaaaaaacagttttcagaAACACACAAAGTCTGTTCACATCTCTGTGGTTAGATCAGggtgctcaataatgtgtctttgaccttcattatgcaTGTTTTGATTATAATGTGTTgtaataatctaaaactccattctttgaatcttctcacattctTTCTTACCTGACAGTCACAGTCTCATTGATGGGACATTAGGGGAGGgctctttgtctctcaggtgtgaattgctaaatattcatgggtcattgtcACTCCTTTGCATATTCTCAGATCCCGAGTCAAGCCCAGGGAGGGCTGTTGTTCCCACGTCTGGCCTAGGGAGGGCCTCAGATCCCGAGTCAAGCCCAGGGAGGGCTGTTGTTCCCACGTCTGGcgagaagcccctgtctgcagcctgcagatcgaggcggggctgaatctggggcggggctgcacgtgtcgccccgcccacatgcattctcattggttgtaggtaaattaataatgtcgagttaacgtaactcccacaactcatctcattggtggcaaagtaatgacgttgaaaacattatggagttaagggaattgaaatagcagataaaatagcaaaggaagttactaaaaataatcaaattgattttacagttagtattagtagaacagaaattaagagtattattaaaaataaattaaagaaacaatggcaacaacaatgggaagaaaataggaaaggacgatggtttcataagattcaaaggagagtgggagagataaggtgtacagggaggaataggcgagaagagacaataatataAGGCTTAAATACAACATTACTGAAAATAtgtaaacatggcacagggaaatgtgaatattgcgggcatgaagaaacagtggaacacgtcatattagagtgcagtaaatatgaaactgaaagaagacaattgaccttatgcacggagggtaatatggaattacccatataaccaaaagatggcagcagagtattatttattatgcagctcccttttaaactccctatatttttcaagaggtcttgcttttcgatttattataaaattactagtataataaattgtagtacttttaccgtccttaagtatttagtatagcaagtgcagaaaatcattaagctcagacacaaacagccaataagggtgaattatttaaatactaatatatagttcactacaaatacattaaataattatggtataataattaaataatgcacccaatatgaatcgataggaatatgaaatattttataaaatttaataactacatcttttaagttttatcttgaactgtaaaatctgttgatctatctatctatatatctatatatatatatatatatatatttaaccataCTTGTTaccgctgtagttttgttactctaaatttagtctgaatcatttaagctcttttttgccatcagcttgtcagatgtttggtccagttattattgtcaatcatagcaatgtaTCGCGcgtatttagccgatttactcgcctattttttttaaactggtatTTGTCaatcttgaaacggtatacatggacgtttcgTCCTCTtggacaaacaacacttttcttcgattgtgagtggattatgtagagaaaacgaacaaagtacgctcatattacggcacagtacagttgaccagaaatgccTTAGCTGACTTGACTAAACAAGTAATCCGATTTGGTCAATAaatagcgaaattagaagaaattaaaatatgtttcaatttagatatacttcgggaagggtcaacagatgGCTATAGGGTattatttcaatttcttagagaaattaatgtatttgagcacagaggacccagactgcTGTTTCGCGTGTCATTAGACTGGGAGGGAaaatcagaaataactgtgaacattattatgttaaataacagtgaaattcatttatgtgtcgtcataattcattcatgtgtcataaatgtttgtatttataaacaactctgatgtttaacaatccttttctatttattaatttaatagtggacactcttgctgagaattttccacatttatgtatcttattaacaattaaggcaataatcaaaaaagctgtaaataaacaccactggttaacattttgatttatagtcACTGATTTCCAGAAAGGGGATAACTAAACAGCGGAAAGATgtcttgcttgtaaatgtatgtaaccttggaccacaaaccagtcataagcgtacgtttttaattgagatttgtacacatctgaaagctgaataaataagcaaaggattcagcgtttatataaaacgtataattcataagtatagtttccaactgcatttcctgttgatcgtggcagcgacgtcaatccatttcacaaaccaatgagatgagttgtgggaggaaTGTTGCGcgacgtcattaatttacctacaaccaatgagaaggcatgtgggcggggcgacacgtgcagccccaccccagattcagccccgcctcgatctgcaggctgcagacaggtgcacttgcGTCTGGCCTTCCGCACCTTCCGGGAGGGGTGGGTTTGTCAGGCCTATGGActgtatttgtgtttgtttttctccCCATGTGCTCCAAGTGACCTAGTTTCTCCCTCTCATTTATTGTCTCATTTGTTTCAGTTGTGTCTTGTTTAGTTCCTTGTTGAGTTTAGTATTTATAGTGTGTTATGCCCCTTGTTTTCTGTCCGGTGTTAACGTCAGTTTGTTAATTTGCAAGTCTCCGTGTTATGTGCTATGTGTGCTCCTGCCTGCCCTGTATTACCTGTGGATATTTATTAAAAGACTGCTGTTTGAGTTTATCCATTGTCTCCTCATCCCTTGCCCCACACAGTAGCAGCAAAAGCCTGACCGTCAGTAAAAGATCAGTGAATGAAATAAATCCATAGGATTCACAATTATTTTGCTGCAGCTGTATGCCAtgttgtaatatgcattaagttTAAGTTGTGTTTTATCTATAGTGGTAAGCACCatcccagcaggcacacaatgTCATAAGACGTCAATATTAGGTTAGATTTAGGTCGTGACGTCAGGTGACCAAAATCCatcgtcatattgacgtcaaatgctgacatttattcgtcaggtatggcaaccaaaatccaacgtctgatagacgtcatagtggtaacgtccacccAACGTCAAGCtgtaacatcattagacgttgatatttggttgtttttaggttgtgttggcagaggtgtaaaatccaggttcagtgagtaaaagtcctccccagtaTTTAGTTCCAATCACCAggatttgctaattagcacagTTTTTCAACCAGGA
This window of the Garra rufa unplaced genomic scaffold, GarRuf1.0 hap1_unplaced_483, whole genome shotgun sequence genome carries:
- the LOC141317214 gene encoding olfactory receptor 1D2-like is translated as MQPVLENESSVFVFTLSGLNDTMESRYVFFSLTALFYPLMVVCNLIVIFTIISQNTLHEPMFIFICNLCINALYGTAGFYPKFMYDLLSEDHVISYVGCMIQIFVIYSSVLCDLSTLTVMAYDRYVAICRPLEYHSIMTNQRVLEWILFCWLTPFICMAVLIVLTARLTLCGSTIEKLYCEIWAVAKLSCFSTTVNNVFGYIVILAYFGHAVLIYCSYIQLIRKCMKSIEVRHKFMQTCVPHLLSLFIVAIALFFDVLYSRYGSRNVPQGVRNFMALEFLIITPILNPLIYGLNLSTIRQQVIRVFFKKQVGISE